Proteins from a genomic interval of Schaalia odontolytica:
- a CDS encoding serine/threonine-protein kinase, producing the protein MTSGAGRVLGGRYTLLTPIAQGGMGEVWKARDRVSGHIVAAKVLRPELTGEELSLSRLRLEARNSMSISHPNIANTQDSGQEDGIGWIIMELVDGYPLTDYLRGGSRIEPEYLMPILVQVAMALGAAARAGVVHRDIKPANILVRPDGMVKLTDFGISRATGQVNLTAAGMVMGTAQYLPPEQAMGEVATPTGDLYALGVIAYEAAAGRRPFTGETQVDIAFSHVNDPVPPLPDFVPEPLADVILHLLEKDPAKRPESGSAAVREIASAAKAMGISVTPRPLPLPKAAQRTTEVRTPVQPSVPIVAPVRHLTRRTLPDEMLAPPSGLTPAVRSHTGRHALSVIDEATTIAPSSAPIPITGRHASVPRILDEAEVPSRVEPDSAPTRVRRLHPGGGAHGQQPSGAVRSLTSTGRHGAVTPTSPAPVPTPTPAPKPAPRPTAAAPVPASDPVPSPTPAPRPTKAAAPSAPARAADAAKHPTSADARGSAQASSPAPRPAPIPTPPASRAPASATANTPADRRAALAERLRQRAEHRQAEDVAEERRRAQVAREEEQRARELRDARKRREAGQAQRQSTRQASPPIPRPTSQPAPVTHDHRAKGASGPKAARASTGSTPRVYGTVPQPRGQKASTRPRRSVYEQQPKKARGRRWHELDARSAQQTQPPTKTAYSRSVVAPPVPVSRQIIRAVVVAVIVIALIALLAITIRHMLGSLMHPSAGALIIEEVRTWQSPWPTV; encoded by the coding sequence ATGACTTCGGGCGCCGGGCGCGTCCTCGGGGGCCGGTACACGCTGCTCACGCCGATCGCCCAGGGTGGCATGGGCGAGGTGTGGAAGGCCCGCGATCGCGTCAGCGGCCACATCGTCGCCGCCAAGGTGCTGCGTCCCGAGCTGACGGGCGAGGAGCTCTCGCTGTCCCGCCTGCGCCTCGAGGCACGCAATTCGATGTCCATTTCACACCCGAACATCGCCAATACCCAGGATTCCGGCCAGGAGGACGGGATTGGCTGGATCATCATGGAGCTGGTCGACGGATACCCGCTCACCGACTATCTTCGCGGCGGCTCCCGGATCGAGCCCGAGTACCTCATGCCCATTCTCGTGCAGGTCGCGATGGCGCTGGGAGCCGCGGCCCGCGCGGGCGTCGTCCACCGCGACATCAAGCCGGCGAACATCCTGGTGCGTCCCGACGGCATGGTGAAGCTGACGGACTTCGGCATCTCGCGGGCGACCGGGCAGGTCAACCTGACGGCGGCCGGGATGGTCATGGGCACGGCCCAATACCTGCCTCCCGAGCAGGCGATGGGCGAGGTCGCCACCCCCACCGGGGACCTCTACGCCCTCGGCGTCATCGCCTACGAGGCGGCCGCCGGTCGGCGCCCATTCACGGGGGAAACCCAGGTGGACATCGCTTTCTCGCACGTCAATGACCCGGTGCCGCCCCTGCCCGACTTCGTACCCGAGCCGCTGGCCGACGTGATCCTGCACCTGCTCGAGAAGGACCCCGCGAAGCGCCCCGAGTCAGGGTCTGCGGCGGTCCGCGAGATCGCCAGCGCGGCCAAGGCGATGGGCATCTCCGTCACTCCGCGCCCGCTGCCGCTCCCCAAGGCCGCCCAGCGCACCACGGAGGTCCGCACGCCCGTGCAGCCCTCCGTCCCGATCGTCGCCCCCGTGCGTCACCTGACGCGCCGTACGCTGCCCGACGAGATGCTGGCGCCGCCGTCGGGCCTGACCCCGGCCGTGCGCTCCCACACGGGTCGCCACGCTCTGTCCGTCATCGACGAGGCAACCACGATCGCCCCCTCCTCCGCGCCGATCCCGATCACGGGACGACACGCGTCGGTCCCCCGCATCCTCGACGAGGCCGAGGTGCCCTCTCGCGTCGAGCCTGACTCGGCACCCACCAGGGTGCGCCGCCTGCACCCCGGTGGCGGCGCTCACGGGCAGCAGCCGTCTGGCGCCGTTCGCTCGCTCACCTCCACGGGTCGCCACGGCGCCGTCACCCCCACGTCTCCGGCGCCCGTCCCAACCCCCACCCCTGCACCGAAACCAGCGCCCCGACCCACCGCGGCGGCCCCCGTTCCGGCCTCGGATCCGGTTCCCTCGCCGACCCCGGCTCCCCGTCCGACGAAGGCGGCGGCCCCCTCGGCTCCCGCACGCGCGGCCGACGCCGCCAAGCACCCGACGTCAGCCGATGCCCGCGGCAGCGCGCAGGCCTCGTCCCCGGCGCCCCGACCCGCTCCCATCCCGACACCCCCGGCCTCGCGCGCGCCCGCCTCGGCGACGGCCAACACGCCCGCTGATCGGCGGGCCGCACTGGCCGAGCGTCTGCGTCAGCGCGCGGAGCACCGCCAGGCCGAAGACGTCGCCGAGGAGCGGCGGCGCGCCCAGGTCGCCCGCGAAGAGGAACAGCGCGCACGCGAGCTGCGCGACGCCCGCAAACGACGTGAGGCGGGGCAGGCGCAACGCCAATCGACCCGACAGGCGTCCCCGCCCATCCCTCGGCCCACCTCTCAGCCCGCACCGGTGACCCACGACCACCGCGCGAAGGGCGCGTCGGGACCGAAGGCTGCACGTGCATCCACGGGGTCGACTCCGCGCGTGTACGGCACCGTCCCTCAGCCGCGCGGACAGAAGGCGTCCACGCGTCCGCGCCGCTCCGTCTACGAGCAGCAGCCGAAGAAGGCGCGGGGGCGCCGCTGGCACGAGCTTGATGCCCGCTCCGCGCAGCAGACTCAGCCGCCGACCAAGACGGCCTACTCGCGCAGCGTCGTTGCCCCACCCGTCCCAGTATCCAGGCAGATCATCCGCGCGGTCGTTGTCGCAGTCATCGTGATTGCGCTGATTGCACTCCTAGCTATTACGATCAGACACATGCTTGGCTCCCTGATGCATCCAAGTGCGGGGGCCCTCATCATCGAGGAGGTCAGGACATGGCAGAGCCCATGGCCCACCGTCTAG
- the pknB gene encoding Stk1 family PASTA domain-containing Ser/Thr kinase: protein MAEPMAHRLAGRYEVRSLIGRGGMAEVHLGFDTRLSRVVAIKMLRRDLAQDSIFQARFRREAQSAASLNHPNIVAVYDTGEEIIEDAVGRSIAVPYIVMEYVEGHTVKDLISDGTAVPINEAVEIVSGVLSALDYSHANHLVHRDIKPGNIMLTSDGKIKVMDFGIARALTDSQATMTQTNAVVGTAQYLSPEQARGETVDARSDLYSTGVVLFELLTGRPPFKGDSAVAVAYQHVEQIPPTPSSILSDIPDSLDRVVLKALAKNREDRYPSAAAMLSDLQRVSRGLDVAAPPADSWATEVLPTSGMGGAQTAATTPMSAVAPRGGGQAMAATSTSLPPVAKRADTAEEASKARKRRTVIIASVVAIALLLIAGSVWALTRRAAAPETVAVPTVVGLSQANAKAQIEAAGFVWELNSEKVASDSVEEGSVASTDPAGGTQAEKGSTVRVTISSGPDSVVLPDNLVGMTPEDARKAIEALGLKWELDSSKVASDTVAEGKVAQTNPSPGSKVKAGQTIRVYLSSGSDEVEVPDLSGMSQDQARSALKAVGLELGNVTSVDSEKDKDRIVAQDPATGTKVKKGTTIGVSVSNGKTAQVEIPTVVGTSSEDAQAQLKALGLNVTVEEVADNQPAGQVLSIEPGEGSKVEKNSTVKLKVSKGPQAGNNGNNGNKKKS from the coding sequence ATGGCAGAGCCCATGGCCCACCGTCTAGCCGGCCGGTACGAGGTCCGTTCGCTCATCGGGCGCGGCGGAATGGCCGAGGTCCACCTGGGCTTCGACACTCGCCTGTCGCGCGTCGTCGCCATCAAGATGCTGCGACGCGACCTGGCGCAGGACTCGATCTTTCAGGCGCGCTTCAGGCGAGAGGCACAGTCGGCGGCGTCGCTGAATCACCCGAACATCGTTGCCGTCTACGACACCGGTGAGGAGATCATCGAGGACGCCGTTGGGCGTTCGATCGCCGTCCCCTACATCGTCATGGAGTACGTTGAGGGCCACACGGTGAAGGACCTGATCTCCGACGGGACGGCCGTTCCCATCAACGAGGCCGTGGAGATCGTGTCGGGCGTCCTGTCCGCGCTCGACTACTCGCACGCGAATCACCTGGTGCACCGCGACATCAAGCCGGGCAACATCATGCTCACCTCGGACGGCAAGATCAAGGTCATGGACTTTGGCATCGCCCGAGCCCTGACGGATTCGCAAGCGACGATGACGCAGACGAACGCTGTCGTTGGCACCGCCCAGTACCTGTCTCCCGAGCAGGCGCGCGGCGAGACCGTGGATGCGCGCTCGGACCTGTACTCGACGGGCGTCGTGCTTTTCGAGCTGCTGACCGGTCGCCCGCCTTTCAAGGGGGACTCCGCTGTCGCCGTCGCCTATCAGCACGTCGAGCAGATTCCCCCGACCCCCTCCTCGATCCTGTCGGATATTCCCGATTCCTTGGATCGCGTCGTGCTCAAGGCCCTCGCGAAGAACCGCGAGGACCGCTACCCCAGCGCGGCGGCGATGCTCTCGGACCTGCAGCGGGTCTCGCGCGGCCTGGATGTGGCGGCCCCACCCGCCGACTCGTGGGCGACGGAGGTCCTACCTACCTCGGGGATGGGCGGCGCGCAGACCGCCGCGACCACGCCGATGTCGGCGGTCGCCCCCCGCGGCGGCGGCCAGGCCATGGCTGCGACCTCCACGTCACTCCCGCCGGTCGCCAAGCGAGCGGACACGGCGGAGGAGGCGAGCAAGGCCCGTAAGCGTCGCACCGTGATCATCGCCTCCGTCGTCGCCATCGCCCTGCTCTTGATCGCCGGGTCGGTGTGGGCGCTGACGCGCCGCGCCGCAGCGCCGGAAACGGTAGCGGTTCCCACCGTCGTTGGCCTGAGTCAGGCGAACGCGAAGGCCCAGATTGAGGCCGCCGGTTTCGTCTGGGAGCTCAACTCTGAGAAGGTTGCCTCCGACAGCGTCGAGGAAGGGTCCGTCGCCTCGACCGATCCGGCCGGCGGTACCCAGGCCGAGAAGGGCTCAACGGTGCGGGTCACGATCTCATCGGGCCCCGATTCGGTGGTTCTCCCGGACAACCTGGTGGGCATGACGCCCGAGGACGCCCGCAAGGCCATCGAGGCCCTGGGGCTGAAGTGGGAGCTCGACTCCAGCAAGGTCGCCTCGGACACCGTCGCCGAGGGCAAGGTCGCTCAGACGAACCCCTCCCCCGGCTCGAAGGTCAAGGCCGGTCAGACGATCCGCGTCTACCTGTCCTCGGGATCCGACGAGGTCGAGGTCCCGGACCTCAGCGGCATGAGCCAGGATCAGGCCAGGAGCGCCCTGAAGGCCGTCGGCCTGGAGCTCGGGAACGTGACGAGCGTCGACTCCGAGAAGGACAAGGACCGGATCGTCGCTCAGGATCCCGCGACCGGCACGAAGGTCAAGAAGGGCACGACAATTGGCGTGTCCGTCTCCAACGGCAAGACCGCCCAGGTGGAGATCCCCACGGTCGTGGGCACGAGCAGCGAGGACGCTCAGGCACAGCTGAAGGCTCTCGGCCTGAACGTGACTGTCGAGGAAGTGGCGGACAACCAGCCTGCCGGCCAGGTCCTGTCCATCGAGCCCGGCGAGGGTTCCAAGGTCGAGAAGAACTCGACCGTGAAGCTCAAGGTGTCCAAGGGCCCCCAGGCGGGAAATAACGGCAACAACGGGAACAAGAAGAAGAGCTAG